Genomic segment of Tissierella sp.:
ATTGTTTCATATCCCGTAAAATTATTTAAACGAAAGTTATTACCAACACTAAAAAAAGCTAAAAAAATACCGATAGAAATAATAAGAGAAATAAAAAAATACAAAAAGATAATTTCTACAAAGAAATAAAGGAGTTTTTAAACTTTTGTAGAATACTATACATAGGTGGTGGAATTATGGCAAATAAGAAAAGAAAGAAAAAAAGATTAAGGTTAATACATATGATAATCGGTTTTTTCTTTATATATATTACCCTTATCTTTTGGAACCAAAAGAATCTAATGGAAGGTCTAGAGGCAAAAAGGGATTACAATCTGAAAGAAATTCAAGTTTTAGAGAAAGAAATAGAAAATTTAAATGAAGAAATTGAAAATAGCAATTCTTTGCAATTTGTTGAAAAGATTGCTAGAGATGAATTAGGAATGGTAAAACCAAGAGAAATTATATATATTGATAAAAATAAGAAAAAAAACCATTTCTTAACCATTAGAAATAAGTAGATTTCATTGACAATAAAAGATTTCTAATATATACTTAATTAAGAAAATTATTTTAAGGGGGATCATTAATTCATGCCGGTATCAGTAGGAGATGTAGTTGATGGCACTGTCACAGGGATAACAAACTTCGGTGCGTTTATCCAGCTACCAGAAGGGAAAAGCGGACTTGTCCATATTTCAGAAATATCTCACGATTATGTTGAGAAAGTTGTTGATTACTTAAAGAAGGATCAGAAAGTAAAGGTAAAGGTTCTTTCAATTTCAAAGGAGGGAAAAATAAGTCTTTCCATAAGACAAGCAAAACCTAAGACTAATAAACCAGTTGAAATTGAATGGAATAAACCAGATGATAAAATGAA
This window contains:
- a CDS encoding septum formation initiator family protein, which gives rise to MANKKRKKKRLRLIHMIIGFFFIYITLIFWNQKNLMEGLEAKRDYNLKEIQVLEKEIENLNEEIENSNSLQFVEKIARDELGMVKPREIIYIDKNKKKNHFLTIRNK
- a CDS encoding S1 RNA-binding domain-containing protein, which gives rise to MPVSVGDVVDGTVTGITNFGAFIQLPEGKSGLVHISEISHDYVEKVVDYLKKDQKVKVKVLSISKEGKISLSIRQAKPKTNKPVEIEWNKPDDKMKFMSFEDKMNKFLKDSNEKMDQLKTRDNRKSSGLKPKKTNGTDI